The Euphorbia lathyris chromosome 8, ddEupLath1.1, whole genome shotgun sequence genome has a window encoding:
- the LOC136202193 gene encoding transcription factor TT2-like: MGRRRTSQNSSKNGFNRGAWTSLEDKMLTDYVSINGEGKWSSVCKKTGLKRCGKSCRLRWLNYLRPDIKRGNISSDEEELIVRLHKLLGNRWSLIAGRLPGRTDNEIKNYWNSNLAKKLQDFDLSLPKLHNTNNNKLLVTPETVPEPASTPVPIVVLEEDGNSSEDDRKKEATDELAAAWPTGGDDDEINGPDFLIDFDMEDLNGSDFMMSFVPDFFDSELLDWSGMS, translated from the exons atgggaagaagaagaacatcTCAGAACAGCTCAAAAAATGGATTTAACAGAGGCGCATGGACATCTCTTGAAGATAAAATGCTCACCGATTATGTTTCTATCAATGGCGAAGGAAAATGGAGCAGTGTATGTAAAAAAACAG GGTTGAAGAGATGTGGAAAGAGCTGTAGACTTCGGTGGTTGAATTATCTTAGACCTGATATTAAGAGAGGGAATATATCCAGTGATGAAGAAGAACTTATTGTCAGATTACACAAGCTCTTAGGCAACAG ATGGTCTCTGATAGCAGGAAGACTTCCAGGGCGAACagataatgaaataaaaaattactgGAACTCTAATTTAGCTAAAAAGCTTCAAGACTTCGATCTTTCACTCCCAAAGCTCCAcaatactaataataataaattattagttACACCGGAGACGGTGCCGGAACCGGCTTCAACTCCGGTACCGATTGTAGTGTTGGAGGAGGATGGAAACAGTAGTGAAGATGACCGGAAAAAAGAAGCTACTGATGAACTGGCAGCAGCTTGGCCGACGGGtggagatgatgatgagatCAATGGTCCTGATTTTCTGATAGATTTTGATATGGAAGATCTTAACGGTTCAGATTTTATGATGTCATTTGTTCCTGATTTCTTTGATTCTGAGTTACTGGATTGGTCAGGAATGTCTTGA